The genome window CGCCGAGAGCACGCTCCCCCGGTCTCGGCTTCGCTCGACCGGGAGGTACCCCCACGACGGCGCGGGGCCGCCCTTCGGGCGACGACGGGAATGTGACGACAGGCCCTGGGGCGAGTGACAAGCTGGCCGGGTGCGTCTGCTGCTGATGTCCGACACCCATCTGCCCAAGCGCGCGAAGGCGCTGCCCGAGCCGCTCCTCGCCGAACTCCCGCGCGCCGACGTGGTCGTCCACGCCGGTGACTGGGTCGACGAGGCCACCCTCGACCTCCTCGAAGCCCGTTCCCGCCGGCTGGTCGCCGTGTACGGCAACAACGACGGCCCCGGCCTGCGCGCCCGCCTCCCCGAGGTGGCCCGCGCCGACCTGGCCGGGCTACGGCTCGCCGTCGTCCACGAGACCGGCGGCGCCCAGGGCCGCGAGCCCCGCTGCGCCGCCCGCTTCCCCGACACCGACGTCCTGGTCTTCGGTCACAGCCACATCCCCTGGGACACGACCGCGTCCACCGGCCTGCGCCTGCTCAACCCCGGCTCCCCGACGGACCGCCGCCGCCAGCCCCACTGCACCTACATGACGGCGGCGGTCACGGACGGCGAGCTGACGGACGTGGAACTGCACCGACTCCCGCCCCGGACCTGAACCGGGCGCCCGCCGCCGCCCTCAACCACTCGGGTGCGGCGGATGGATCACCCCGGTCGTCGCCGTCAGCGGCATCCCGCTGCCGCCCCACCGCAGCGCGACGATCTCCGCCGCGACGGAGACGGCCACCTCCTCCGGCGTACGGGCGCCGAGGTCCAGGCCGACGGGCGAGCGCAGCCGGGACAGTTCGGCCGCGCCGAGCCCGGCCTCCCGCAGCTGCCGCATCCGCTCGTCGTGCGTACGGCGGCTGCCCATCGCCCCGATGTACGCGGCCGGGCGGCGCAGCGCCTCCACCAGGAGCGGCACGTCGAACTTGGGGTCGTGGGTGAGGACACAGATCACCGTACGGTCGTCGGTGGCGGTGTCGCGCAGATGGCGGTGCGGCCAGTCGACGACGACCTCGACGGCGGCCGGGAAGCGTTTCGGGGTGGCGAAGACCGGGCGGGCGTCACACACCGTGACCCGGTATCCGAGGAAGTCACCGATCCGGGCCACCGCCGCCGCGTAGTCGATCGCGCCGAACACCAGCATGCGGGGCGGGGGCGCGTAGGAGTGCAGGAAGACGGCGACCGAGTCCTCGCGCCGCTCGCCGTCCGGGCCGTAGTGCCGCAGCCCGGTGGCCCCCTGCGCCAACTCCCCGCGCGCGTCGGCGGCGACCGCGGCGTCCAGCCCCGGTGAGCCGAGGGTGCCGAGAATGCCGGGGGCGGCGGCGGTGGGGGCGCCGGGAGGGGTGGTGGGCGCGCAGGTGGCCGTGTCCGGCCGTACGGCGAGGGTGGCGCCGCGCGGGGCCGGGCCGTCGATCACGGTCGCCGTCGTCACCGGGTGGCCGGCGGCCACCGACTCCACGACCCGCCCGAACGTGGGGTCCTCGGCCGCCGACACCCGCCGCACCAGGAGCGTGATCTCCCCGCCGCAGGTCAGCCCCACCGCGAACGCGTCCTCGTCGCTGTAGCCGAAGGTGTGCAGCCGTGCCTCACCGGAGGTGACGACCTCCTGGGCCAGGTCGAACACCGCGCCTTCCACGCAGCCGCCGGACACACTCCC of Streptomyces phaeolivaceus contains these proteins:
- a CDS encoding metallophosphoesterase family protein: MRLLLMSDTHLPKRAKALPEPLLAELPRADVVVHAGDWVDEATLDLLEARSRRLVAVYGNNDGPGLRARLPEVARADLAGLRLAVVHETGGAQGREPRCAARFPDTDVLVFGHSHIPWDTTASTGLRLLNPGSPTDRRRQPHCTYMTAAVTDGELTDVELHRLPPRT
- a CDS encoding XdhC family protein; amino-acid sequence: MREILSVVGAWYAAGAPFGLATVVAVSGSAPRGPGAAMAVGPGDEVVGSVSGGCVEGAVFDLAQEVVTSGEARLHTFGYSDEDAFAVGLTCGGEITLLVRRVSAAEDPTFGRVVESVAAGHPVTTATVIDGPAPRGATLAVRPDTATCAPTTPPGAPTAAAPGILGTLGSPGLDAAVAADARGELAQGATGLRHYGPDGERREDSVAVFLHSYAPPPRMLVFGAIDYAAAVARIGDFLGYRVTVCDARPVFATPKRFPAAVEVVVDWPHRHLRDTATDDRTVICVLTHDPKFDVPLLVEALRRPAAYIGAMGSRRTHDERMRQLREAGLGAAELSRLRSPVGLDLGARTPEEVAVSVAAEIVALRWGGSGMPLTATTGVIHPPHPSG